A single window of Archangium gephyra DNA harbors:
- a CDS encoding CocE/NonD family hydrolase: MWSVRAFWGQLFVILLGCCTVGCGLVRNAIQEDRRSSHSLPAFTHRPGTWRTEAVRMRDGVELSTRLLLPEGVERAPVVLIRNPYDLGPFIELSCDLFVRYGLGCVLQDVRGRMASGGEWWPLVHEVADGEDTLRWLVRQPFVDGNIALYGMSYLGGTALAAVAGELPVEVKTVVVSVFGTDLREVVSERGLLPHELLTAWAAFMPGRRETRAAGDAYRKMLEHRPHFEADVAAFGAPLPFFREWLKALEPGGALWQRPENVALRRMPERPGVPPMLLVGGFDDPFLSATLRTWESLASRERSVMVLGPWNHLGMQGGAVKTPGIKDDMNQWAFTIPWLRHALQGVPLPYDTGRVVVAGHGDAGARVLPAWPPATREQVLFLDTAPAEGAPGACTSASLSGQSPSTPASLTYRYDPAKPWRSEGGGRGLAFALYGRQGTPQGPVAQTWPCARQDVLRFVGSPAESELRLAGRARLRLRVRSSAEDTAFVAKLVDVDAKGRALHVTDGAATLRLPLADTPAPLPYAPGSEREVELDFRPTSWVLAKGHRLGLWVSSSNYPMLSAHLNTARPWYEETTPVVAAQTVELGGTEGASRLLLPVELRAEAATASVH; the protein is encoded by the coding sequence ATGTGGAGTGTTCGCGCGTTCTGGGGCCAGCTGTTCGTCATTCTCTTGGGGTGCTGCACGGTGGGCTGCGGCCTGGTCCGCAACGCCATCCAGGAAGACCGGCGGAGCTCCCACTCGCTCCCGGCCTTCACCCACCGGCCGGGCACATGGCGGACGGAAGCCGTGCGCATGCGGGATGGGGTGGAGCTGTCCACGCGCCTCCTCCTGCCGGAGGGCGTGGAGCGCGCCCCCGTGGTGCTCATCCGCAACCCCTACGACCTGGGACCCTTCATCGAGCTGAGTTGTGACCTGTTCGTCCGCTACGGCCTGGGCTGCGTGCTGCAGGACGTGCGGGGACGGATGGCCAGCGGCGGCGAGTGGTGGCCCCTGGTGCACGAGGTCGCCGATGGCGAGGACACCCTGCGCTGGCTCGTGCGGCAGCCCTTCGTCGACGGCAACATCGCGCTGTATGGCATGTCATACCTCGGGGGCACGGCGCTCGCCGCCGTGGCGGGAGAGCTGCCCGTCGAGGTGAAAACGGTGGTCGTCTCCGTTTTCGGCACGGACCTGCGGGAGGTGGTCTCCGAGCGGGGGCTGCTCCCACACGAGCTGTTGACGGCCTGGGCGGCCTTCATGCCGGGCCGTCGCGAGACCCGGGCCGCGGGGGACGCCTACCGGAAGATGCTCGAGCACCGCCCGCACTTCGAGGCCGACGTCGCGGCCTTCGGCGCGCCGCTCCCCTTCTTCCGGGAGTGGTTGAAAGCGTTGGAGCCCGGAGGCGCGCTGTGGCAGCGGCCGGAGAACGTGGCCTTGCGGCGGATGCCGGAGCGGCCCGGGGTTCCTCCCATGCTCCTCGTCGGTGGCTTCGATGATCCCTTCCTGTCGGCGACGCTCCGGACGTGGGAGTCACTCGCCTCGCGCGAGCGGAGTGTGATGGTGCTGGGACCGTGGAACCACCTGGGCATGCAGGGCGGGGCCGTGAAGACTCCCGGCATCAAGGACGACATGAACCAGTGGGCGTTCACCATCCCGTGGCTGCGCCATGCGCTCCAGGGGGTACCCCTGCCGTATGACACGGGCCGCGTGGTCGTCGCTGGCCATGGGGATGCGGGTGCCCGTGTCCTGCCCGCGTGGCCTCCGGCGACCCGGGAGCAGGTGCTCTTCCTGGACACGGCCCCGGCCGAGGGGGCGCCCGGGGCGTGTACCTCGGCTTCGTTGAGCGGTCAGTCCCCGAGCACGCCCGCCTCACTGACCTACCGCTATGACCCCGCCAAGCCCTGGAGGAGCGAGGGAGGGGGCCGCGGGCTGGCCTTCGCCCTCTACGGCCGCCAGGGAACCCCGCAGGGTCCGGTGGCTCAGACCTGGCCGTGTGCGAGGCAGGACGTGCTGCGCTTCGTGGGCTCCCCGGCGGAGTCCGAGCTGCGCCTCGCCGGCCGCGCGCGGCTGCGTCTTCGCGTGCGCTCGAGCGCGGAGGACACCGCCTTCGTCGCCAAGCTCGTCGACGTGGATGCCAAGGGGCGCGCGCTGCATGTCACCGATGGAGCGGCGACCCTGCGTCTGCCCCTGGCGGACACGCCAGCGCCCCTTCCGTACGCACCCGGCAGCGAGCGTGAGGTGGAGCTCGACTTCCGTCCTACGTCCTGGGTGCTGGCGAAGGGACACCGGCTCGGGCTCTGGGTGTCCTCGTCCAACTACCCCATGCTGTCGGCGCACCTGAACACCGCGCGCCCCTGGTACGAGGAGACGACGCCCGTGGTGGCCGCGCAGACGGTGGAGCTCGGAGGGACGGAGGGGGCTTCGAGGCTCCTCCTGCCCGTGGAGCTTCGGGCCGAGGCGGCCACCGCTTCCGTGCATTGA
- a CDS encoding class I SAM-dependent methyltransferase produces the protein MSGTRQTGDEQTKLWNGLAGRAWVEEQELLDQLFKPFEELLAGAVSAGSGRQVLDVGCGTGSTTLAVARQLGAKGRCVGIDISEPMITAARARAEREGTPASFIRANAQDHAFEPESFDLLISRFGVMFFDDSVRAFANLRRAAKDGAESRFIAWRSPSENPFMTTAERAAAPLLPNLPVRQPDAPGQFAFADQRRVHRILEESGWAGIDIQPIDVACTLPEKELVRYLTRLGPLGLILQEADDRTRTQVIETVRAAFEPYVHGAEVRFTAACWMIGARALSMHLGRDKALR, from the coding sequence ATGAGTGGCACGCGGCAGACCGGTGACGAGCAGACGAAGCTCTGGAATGGCCTCGCTGGACGCGCCTGGGTCGAGGAGCAGGAGTTGCTCGACCAGCTATTCAAGCCGTTTGAAGAGCTGCTCGCCGGAGCGGTCTCCGCTGGCTCCGGGCGCCAGGTGCTCGACGTCGGCTGCGGTACGGGCAGCACGACGCTCGCCGTCGCGCGGCAGCTCGGCGCGAAGGGCCGCTGCGTGGGCATCGACATCTCGGAGCCGATGATCACCGCCGCCCGGGCCCGCGCTGAACGGGAAGGCACGCCGGCGAGCTTCATCCGCGCCAACGCGCAAGACCACGCCTTCGAGCCCGAGAGCTTCGACCTGCTCATTTCGCGCTTCGGCGTCATGTTCTTCGACGACTCCGTCCGCGCCTTCGCGAACCTGAGGCGAGCCGCGAAGGACGGCGCCGAATCGCGGTTCATCGCCTGGCGGAGTCCCTCGGAGAATCCGTTCATGACGACGGCCGAGCGCGCCGCGGCACCGCTCCTGCCGAACCTCCCCGTCCGCCAGCCGGACGCGCCGGGGCAGTTCGCCTTCGCGGACCAGCGCCGGGTCCACCGCATTCTGGAGGAAAGCGGCTGGGCGGGGATCGACATCCAGCCAATCGATGTGGCCTGCACCCTGCCCGAGAAGGAGCTGGTCCGTTACCTGACCCGGCTCGGGCCCCTCGGCCTGATTCTTCAAGAGGCGGACGACCGGACTCGCACCCAGGTCATCGAAACGGTCCGCGCCGCTTTCGAGCCCTATGTGCACGGAGCGGAAGTCCGCTTCACCGCGGCCTGTTGGATGATCGGCGCCCGAGCACTGTCCATGCACCTCGGGCGCGACAAAGCCCTACGATAG
- a CDS encoding phospholipase D-like domain-containing protein: MSGGFRTILHFNNPLVPCVAGSDSTRDLTIRNELVRLIDNVPAGSVIRGTWYSLSDTETAIPAALVRAQSRGAVVQVSVDGGAGVPAAGSAARSFFDQLTNKKICPSTTGCISSNSGAAHTKAWTFSRTTYPGETATTTYVVWVGSYNMTNGADGNGGFNNSATIYANQNLYNFVRDYLEDMYAMSPRHSDYYDTSLTPARGYYTDVSASIYVSPELNSDLVVQRIDADVWTPAAGCVVRVINPHFTYERRAVTQQLVTLKNGGCNVAVIVNHIDQTEYDRLKAAGIPMKALQVSGGDRVHDKLMAIYAKKAGSTAWAYRVYTGSHNFSEGSLTGGDDIFVRLGEESGTSHPMYDSVLAHFNDGWNSPYAVTITGAN; this comes from the coding sequence GTGTCAGGCGGGTTCCGGACGATCCTCCACTTCAACAATCCGCTCGTCCCGTGCGTCGCTGGCAGCGACAGCACCCGAGACCTGACGATTCGGAACGAGCTCGTTCGCCTCATCGACAACGTTCCAGCGGGTTCGGTGATTCGGGGAACGTGGTACTCCCTGTCCGATACGGAAACGGCCATCCCCGCCGCTCTCGTGCGAGCGCAGAGCAGGGGCGCGGTCGTCCAGGTGAGCGTCGACGGTGGCGCGGGCGTTCCGGCCGCTGGTAGCGCGGCACGGTCCTTCTTCGACCAGCTCACCAACAAGAAGATCTGTCCGTCCACGACGGGCTGCATCAGCTCGAACAGCGGCGCCGCGCATACCAAGGCCTGGACCTTCAGCAGGACCACGTATCCAGGCGAGACCGCCACCACGACCTATGTGGTGTGGGTTGGCTCCTACAACATGACCAACGGGGCGGATGGCAACGGTGGCTTCAACAACTCCGCCACCATCTATGCCAACCAGAATCTCTACAATTTCGTCAGGGATTATCTGGAGGACATGTATGCCATGAGTCCGAGGCACTCGGACTACTACGACACGAGTCTCACGCCCGCGCGGGGCTACTACACGGATGTGTCCGCGAGCATCTATGTCTCGCCCGAGCTGAACAGTGACCTGGTGGTCCAACGCATCGACGCCGACGTCTGGACGCCGGCGGCGGGCTGCGTCGTGAGGGTCATCAACCCGCACTTCACCTATGAGCGCCGTGCGGTGACGCAGCAGCTCGTCACCCTGAAGAACGGTGGCTGCAACGTGGCGGTCATCGTCAACCACATCGACCAGACGGAGTACGACCGCCTGAAGGCGGCCGGAATTCCGATGAAGGCCCTCCAGGTCAGTGGTGGCGATCGCGTTCATGACAAGCTCATGGCCATCTACGCGAAGAAGGCGGGCTCGACGGCCTGGGCGTACCGCGTCTACACCGGCTCTCATAACTTCAGTGAGGGCAGCCTGACCGGCGGTGACGACATCTTCGTGAGGCTGGGTGAGGAGAGCGGCACGAGTCACCCGATGTATGACTCCGTGCTGGCGCACTTCAATGATGGCTGGAACAGCCCGTACGCGGTGACGATCACGGGCGCGAACTGA
- a CDS encoding LytR/AlgR family response regulator transcription factor, whose protein sequence is MRALIVDDERLARAELKRLLVPFPELQVVGEAANADEAARQVEALTPDLLFLDIEMPGGSGFDLLGRLEHVPRVIFTTAYDQHAVRAFEVNALDYLLKPIDPARLARALERLPSVSEPPAPAPRKHLERVFVRDGEHCWFVELADVPLFESEGNYARLHLPGKQPLLARSLNYLEEHLDPEYFFRASRQHLVNLRRVEAVELGPGGRLVLRLQGGREVEMSRRQSQKFRERMSP, encoded by the coding sequence ATGAGAGCGCTCATCGTGGATGACGAGCGGCTGGCCCGCGCGGAGCTGAAGCGGCTGCTCGTGCCGTTCCCCGAGCTCCAGGTGGTGGGCGAGGCCGCCAACGCCGACGAGGCGGCGCGTCAGGTGGAGGCGCTCACCCCGGATCTGCTCTTCCTGGACATCGAGATGCCGGGCGGTAGCGGCTTCGACCTGCTCGGGCGGCTGGAGCACGTCCCCCGTGTCATCTTCACCACCGCGTATGATCAGCACGCGGTGCGGGCCTTCGAGGTGAACGCGCTCGACTACCTGCTCAAGCCCATCGACCCGGCGAGGCTGGCGCGGGCGCTCGAGCGGCTGCCCTCGGTGTCCGAGCCACCCGCGCCCGCGCCGCGCAAGCACCTGGAGCGGGTGTTCGTCCGCGACGGGGAGCACTGCTGGTTCGTGGAACTGGCGGACGTGCCCCTCTTCGAGAGCGAGGGCAACTACGCCCGGCTGCACCTGCCCGGGAAGCAGCCGCTGCTCGCGCGTTCGCTGAACTACCTGGAGGAGCACCTGGATCCGGAATACTTCTTCCGGGCGAGCCGCCAGCACCTCGTCAATCTGCGCAGGGTGGAGGCGGTGGAGTTGGGGCCGGGCGGGAGGCTGGTGCTGCGTCTGCAAGGGGGACGGGAGGTGGAGATGTCCCGCCGCCAGTCCCAGAAGTTCCGCGAGCGGATGAGCCCTTGA
- a CDS encoding cytochrome P450, which yields MSAAPPEAPTAHPTAAIGQDYNPFDPAFQSNPYPFYARARNEAPVAYCPQFNVWAVTSHELITHVLKSPTLFSSLHNLEYTVVLPAEIEALLATGHYPHAPGLFNNDPPGHTRVRALFSKAFTAQRVAEMEAGIRTLTEGLVEQFAHQGHVDLVAGLAHPLPMTVIADLLGVPREDMHRVKQWHDSWMTLFSPQTPLEEQRVAARSCVDYQNYYAGLLADRAAHPTGDLTTALVQARVDGENPFTAAEMISQMMILLSAGHETTTSLISSLLYNLLRNPEQWQAVRDDPKLLEAAIEETVRFTSPVQMEPRVAKKDTELGGVAIPQGARLNIIYGSGNRDERAFPDPETFNVHRPQPARHMGFGWGIHFCIGAPLARLEARVALEVLRERLPHLRLAPGFMPEYEPSFFFRALKKLELVWDSQA from the coding sequence ATGAGCGCTGCGCCACCGGAAGCACCCACCGCCCACCCCACCGCGGCCATTGGTCAGGACTACAACCCGTTCGATCCCGCCTTCCAGAGCAACCCCTACCCCTTCTATGCCCGTGCTCGGAACGAGGCGCCCGTCGCCTATTGCCCGCAGTTCAATGTCTGGGCCGTGACGAGCCATGAGCTGATCACCCACGTCCTGAAGAGTCCAACCCTCTTCTCCTCGCTCCACAACCTGGAGTACACGGTGGTCCTGCCCGCGGAGATCGAGGCCCTGCTCGCAACGGGCCATTACCCCCACGCGCCGGGCTTGTTCAACAACGACCCGCCGGGCCACACCCGCGTGCGTGCGTTGTTCAGCAAGGCCTTCACCGCCCAGCGGGTCGCGGAAATGGAAGCGGGCATCCGGACGCTGACCGAGGGCCTCGTCGAGCAGTTCGCCCATCAGGGACACGTCGACCTGGTGGCGGGCCTGGCGCATCCCCTGCCCATGACGGTGATCGCCGACCTGCTGGGCGTGCCACGTGAGGACATGCACCGCGTCAAGCAGTGGCATGACAGCTGGATGACGCTCTTCAGCCCCCAGACGCCCTTGGAGGAGCAGCGGGTCGCGGCCCGAAGCTGCGTCGACTACCAGAACTACTACGCTGGCCTGCTCGCGGACCGTGCCGCCCATCCCACCGGGGACCTGACGACGGCGCTCGTCCAGGCCCGGGTGGACGGGGAGAATCCCTTCACGGCCGCGGAGATGATTTCCCAGATGATGATTCTGCTGAGCGCGGGCCACGAGACGACCACGAGCCTCATCAGCAGTCTGCTGTACAACCTGTTGCGGAACCCCGAGCAATGGCAGGCGGTACGGGATGACCCGAAGCTGCTCGAGGCGGCTATCGAGGAGACCGTGCGCTTCACCTCTCCGGTGCAGATGGAGCCCCGCGTCGCCAAGAAGGACACGGAGCTGGGCGGAGTCGCGATCCCCCAGGGGGCGCGCTTGAATATCATCTACGGCTCGGGCAACCGCGATGAGCGGGCGTTCCCGGACCCGGAGACCTTCAACGTCCATCGTCCGCAGCCGGCCCGGCATATGGGCTTCGGCTGGGGCATCCACTTCTGCATTGGCGCGCCCCTGGCCCGGCTCGAGGCCCGCGTCGCCCTCGAGGTGCTCCGCGAGCGGCTGCCCCACCTGCGCCTCGCGCCCGGCTTCATGCCCGAGTACGAGCCCAGCTTCTTCTTCCGTGCGCTGAAGAAGCTGGAGCTCGTCTGGGACAGCCAGGCGTAA
- a CDS encoding sensor histidine kinase: protein MSPPRASRTYWVCQGLGWSLYALLNALAVGSLTGAPGRAAGLAVAFSAMAMGLTHLLRQRVAHGWKRLAPSALAPRMVAASILLSGVVNATGMLGGYLLRPDAPHAAPGALLVYVFNWSVVFLGWQLLYFGVHFVQRTRRAELESLRLEAAANAAELRHLKAQLNPHFLFNSLNVLRALISEDPGRAQQAVTQLANLLRYALSAEGETVNLERELQVVRDYLALESLRLEERLRVRLEVEPACLPAPIPPMLVQLLVENGIKHGIARLTEGGELSIVARCRDGLLLLEVGNPRPARDDGRSSGSRVGLANASERLRLLFGERAKLELDLSLPDRAAARIQIPWPS from the coding sequence ATGTCACCCCCGCGCGCCTCGCGCACCTACTGGGTCTGCCAGGGATTGGGCTGGTCGCTGTATGCCCTGTTGAACGCGCTGGCCGTCGGCTCGCTCACCGGGGCGCCGGGGCGGGCCGCGGGGCTCGCGGTGGCCTTCAGCGCGATGGCGATGGGGCTCACCCACCTGTTGCGCCAGCGGGTGGCCCATGGATGGAAGCGGCTCGCTCCCTCCGCGCTGGCGCCCCGCATGGTGGCCGCGAGCATCCTGCTGAGCGGGGTGGTGAATGCGACGGGGATGCTGGGCGGCTACCTTCTCCGGCCGGATGCGCCCCACGCCGCACCCGGTGCGTTGCTCGTCTACGTGTTCAACTGGAGCGTGGTCTTCCTGGGGTGGCAGTTGCTCTACTTTGGCGTCCACTTCGTCCAGCGCACCCGCCGCGCCGAGCTGGAGTCGCTGCGGCTGGAGGCCGCCGCCAACGCGGCGGAGCTGCGCCACCTCAAGGCCCAGCTCAACCCGCACTTCCTCTTCAACTCGCTCAACGTGCTGCGCGCCCTCATCTCGGAGGACCCCGGCCGGGCCCAACAGGCGGTGACCCAGCTCGCCAACCTGTTGCGCTACGCGCTGTCGGCCGAGGGCGAGACGGTGAACCTCGAGCGGGAGCTGCAGGTGGTGCGTGACTACCTGGCGCTGGAGTCATTGCGCCTGGAGGAGCGGCTGCGGGTGCGCCTGGAAGTGGAGCCCGCGTGCCTGCCCGCGCCGATTCCTCCCATGCTGGTGCAACTGCTGGTGGAGAACGGAATCAAGCACGGCATCGCGCGGCTGACGGAAGGCGGCGAGCTGTCCATCGTGGCGCGCTGCCGCGACGGGCTGCTGTTGCTGGAGGTCGGCAACCCCCGTCCGGCGCGCGACGATGGCCGGAGCAGCGGGAGCCGCGTGGGCCTGGCCAATGCCTCCGAGCGGTTGCGCCTGCTCTTCGGCGAGCGCGCGAAGCTCGAGCTGGATCTCTCCCTGCCGGATCGCGCGGCGGCGCGCATCCAGATACCGTGGCCCTCATGA
- a CDS encoding alpha/beta fold hydrolase has protein sequence MRQLILSAFLLLAGIGCTAAGQAVRAEPGSPTAFRVDVRGHGRPMILIPGFASSGEVWDGIVAHYQDRFECHILTLAGFAGAPASGEGAVMPLVREQLAAYVAAHHLDKPVVVGHSMGGVIALSLAAEHPEAVGQLVVVDSLPFLPAANEPSATPISLNEMALNFRNMLMSQPLDQRRAYQRRVLPTLISDKEKVEVALDWSMKSEGQTLGQAFYEMMTTDLRPELGRIHAPVLVMGSWAGTPGATRASVEQVFQSQYAGLSGVRIALVDRARHFIMWDDPSWLMQQMDSFL, from the coding sequence ATGCGTCAGCTCATCCTTTCCGCTTTCCTGCTGCTCGCCGGCATCGGCTGCACCGCGGCTGGCCAGGCCGTCCGCGCCGAGCCCGGCTCGCCCACCGCCTTCCGCGTGGACGTGCGCGGCCACGGCCGGCCGATGATCCTCATCCCGGGCTTCGCCTCGTCGGGCGAGGTCTGGGACGGAATCGTCGCCCACTACCAGGACCGCTTCGAGTGTCACATCCTCACGCTGGCCGGTTTCGCGGGCGCCCCGGCGAGCGGGGAGGGCGCGGTGATGCCGCTGGTGCGTGAGCAGCTCGCGGCCTACGTGGCGGCGCACCACCTCGACAAGCCGGTGGTGGTGGGCCACAGCATGGGCGGCGTCATCGCCCTGTCGCTCGCGGCCGAGCACCCCGAGGCGGTGGGCCAGCTCGTCGTGGTGGACAGCCTGCCCTTCCTCCCGGCCGCCAACGAGCCCTCGGCGACACCCATCTCCTTGAACGAGATGGCGCTCAACTTCCGCAACATGCTGATGAGCCAGCCGTTGGATCAGCGCCGCGCCTACCAGCGCCGCGTCCTGCCCACGCTCATCTCCGACAAGGAGAAGGTGGAGGTCGCGCTGGACTGGTCGATGAAGTCCGAGGGGCAGACGCTCGGCCAGGCGTTCTACGAGATGATGACCACGGACCTCCGTCCGGAGCTGGGCCGCATCCATGCCCCGGTGCTGGTGATGGGGAGCTGGGCCGGGACGCCGGGCGCCACCCGGGCGAGCGTCGAGCAGGTCTTCCAGTCCCAATACGCGGGGCTCTCCGGTGTGCGCATCGCCCTGGTGGACCGCGCCCGGCACTTCATCATGTGGGATGATCCGAGCTGGCTGATGCAGCAGATGGATTCCTTCCTCTGA
- a CDS encoding Ca2+-dependent phosphoinositide-specific phospholipase C gives MNDFHSNRMLAPLFLLLAAVTSSGPALALSPPYRAQSINRDFHRFHDAYYVVQHNTYEHGASLTGWLDAGLRSVELDVIDVGDWELDANGPYVSHDDNVGDRNCSGNPDRLGHCLRDIVSWLDANPSSEPILVFIDMKTSTNIVADWNAEEVYFLDQKVREILGWRMYTGDELYRFATGSDYWPGARSLRQAVSEQGWPLMRDLTGRIIVAYTGGVIGYANQTQSDGINHIMSQPGRRLPHGFFCPDVETDTYELVPGGTVDGMSWSSSQQAVCSNLKARDHYQLTANTSATHHQLIHLWGNHVYNNDQYVYNYIAVAHGITAIGRDANATSTFNGALPLVGVRRSLPGYFELRPSHASYKCMDVSGSGTSNGTKIQLWDCNGSGAQHFVYTAEGQLRPRHVNTSCTDISGGDAGSNTTVHLWGCDGGNSEKWVMDPNGFVRSYDNGQAYCLAVYNSGTANGTRFVTSPCSYSSNKLFTLQPVPDWVQTQF, from the coding sequence GTGAACGACTTCCATTCGAACCGAATGCTCGCCCCGCTGTTCCTGCTCCTGGCCGCCGTGACCTCGTCCGGGCCGGCCCTCGCGCTCTCCCCGCCCTACCGCGCGCAGAGCATCAACCGCGACTTCCACCGCTTCCACGACGCCTATTACGTGGTTCAGCACAACACCTACGAGCATGGCGCGAGCCTGACGGGCTGGCTGGACGCTGGCCTGCGCTCGGTCGAGCTGGATGTGATCGACGTCGGAGATTGGGAGCTGGACGCGAACGGCCCCTATGTCAGCCACGACGACAATGTCGGCGACCGCAACTGCTCGGGCAACCCCGACCGGCTGGGACACTGCCTGCGCGACATCGTGAGCTGGCTCGACGCGAACCCCTCCAGCGAGCCGATCCTCGTCTTCATCGACATGAAGACCTCGACCAACATCGTCGCCGACTGGAACGCCGAGGAGGTCTATTTCCTCGACCAGAAGGTGCGAGAGATCCTCGGCTGGAGGATGTACACCGGCGACGAGCTGTATCGCTTCGCCACCGGCTCCGATTACTGGCCCGGCGCCAGGAGCCTGCGGCAAGCCGTCAGCGAGCAGGGCTGGCCGCTGATGCGTGACCTGACCGGCAGGATCATCGTGGCCTACACCGGCGGCGTCATCGGCTACGCCAACCAGACCCAGAGCGATGGCATCAACCACATCATGTCGCAGCCGGGCCGCCGCCTGCCCCATGGCTTCTTCTGCCCGGACGTCGAGACGGACACGTACGAGTTGGTGCCCGGCGGCACGGTGGACGGCATGTCGTGGAGCAGCTCGCAACAGGCCGTGTGCAGCAACCTGAAAGCGCGCGACCACTACCAGCTCACCGCCAACACGTCCGCCACACACCACCAGCTGATCCACCTGTGGGGCAACCACGTCTACAACAACGATCAGTATGTCTATAATTACATCGCCGTCGCCCACGGCATCACGGCGATCGGTCGCGACGCCAACGCCACCAGCACCTTCAACGGAGCGCTCCCCCTGGTGGGCGTGCGCCGCTCGCTGCCGGGGTACTTCGAGCTACGCCCGTCCCACGCGTCCTACAAGTGCATGGACGTCAGTGGCTCGGGCACCAGCAACGGCACGAAGATCCAGCTGTGGGACTGCAACGGCAGCGGCGCCCAGCACTTCGTCTACACCGCCGAGGGCCAGCTCCGGCCCAGGCACGTCAACACCTCCTGCACCGACATCAGCGGCGGCGACGCGGGCAGCAACACCACGGTCCACCTGTGGGGCTGCGACGGCGGCAACAGCGAGAAGTGGGTGATGGATCCGAACGGCTTCGTGCGCAGCTACGACAATGGACAGGCCTACTGCCTGGCCGTCTACAACAGCGGCACCGCGAACGGCACGAGGTTCGTCACCTCGCCCTGCAGCTACTCGAGCAACAAGCTGTTCACGCTCCAGCCAGTGCCCGACTGGGTGCAGACCCAGTTCTAG
- a CDS encoding helix-turn-helix domain-containing protein, with amino-acid sequence MSALDITEVAKRSGVPASTLRFYEEKGLIASIGRRGLRRLFEPDVLERLAMIALGRVAGFSLDELARMFAPDGRPRIDRRMLAAKAEELDRTIRELSAMRDGLRHAAACPAPSHMECPTFRRILRAAASGAMGARRKRAP; translated from the coding sequence GTGAGCGCTCTGGACATCACCGAGGTGGCGAAGCGGTCCGGCGTTCCGGCCTCGACGCTGCGGTTCTATGAGGAAAAGGGGCTGATCGCCTCGATCGGCAGGCGGGGCCTGCGCCGTCTGTTCGAGCCCGACGTGCTGGAACGGCTGGCGATGATCGCGCTGGGGCGTGTCGCCGGCTTCTCGCTCGATGAGCTCGCGCGGATGTTCGCGCCGGACGGGCGGCCGCGCATCGACCGGCGGATGCTCGCGGCCAAGGCGGAGGAGCTGGACAGGACGATCCGCGAACTCAGCGCCATGCGCGACGGCCTCCGGCACGCCGCGGCCTGCCCCGCGCCGAGCCACATGGAATGCCCCACCTTCCGCCGCATCCTGCGGGCCGCCGCGTCTGGAGCGATGGGAGCGCGAAGGAAGAGGGCTCCGTAG
- a CDS encoding glycoside hydrolase family 25 protein: MKRIGPVVLTVACSAPAAPPRTQVAASPTAPAPAAPAPRAPAEPPASTGASTAEAPGLTASATQGASSAKAATSWVQGIDISHYQPKVDWESVKTSASFVFVKATDSTGVVDPRFSSHWSGAKKAGLPRGAYHFFHPKYDVDKQVANFTQHLKSDPGELHPVVDVEEFKHEYQSFTCDQLVEKLQRFSQGVEKELGRKPMIYTNHQTWQLSFCDHPYFLDHPLWLAQYTNHAKEPKLPPGWKGWLFWQYSESGKVPGIPGAVDQSYFNGSVEDLKALLSASTK; the protein is encoded by the coding sequence TTGAAGAGGATCGGGCCCGTGGTGTTGACCGTGGCCTGCTCCGCACCGGCCGCACCACCTCGGACCCAGGTGGCGGCGTCCCCCACCGCCCCCGCCCCGGCCGCCCCCGCCCCCAGGGCTCCGGCCGAGCCTCCCGCTTCCACCGGGGCCAGTACCGCCGAGGCGCCTGGCCTGACCGCCTCCGCGACCCAGGGGGCCTCCTCGGCCAAGGCGGCCACGAGCTGGGTGCAGGGCATCGACATCTCGCACTATCAGCCGAAGGTGGATTGGGAGAGCGTGAAGACCTCCGCGTCCTTCGTCTTCGTCAAGGCGACGGATTCCACGGGCGTGGTGGACCCGCGCTTCAGCTCGCACTGGAGCGGGGCGAAGAAGGCGGGCCTGCCCCGAGGCGCGTACCACTTCTTCCACCCGAAATATGACGTGGACAAGCAGGTGGCCAACTTCACCCAGCACCTGAAGAGCGACCCGGGAGAGTTGCACCCGGTGGTGGACGTGGAGGAGTTCAAGCACGAGTACCAGTCCTTCACGTGCGATCAGCTCGTGGAGAAGCTCCAGCGCTTCTCCCAGGGGGTGGAGAAGGAGCTCGGGCGCAAGCCGATGATCTATACGAATCACCAGACGTGGCAGCTGAGCTTCTGCGACCACCCCTACTTCCTGGACCACCCGCTCTGGCTCGCGCAATACACGAACCATGCGAAGGAGCCGAAGCTGCCGCCGGGCTGGAAGGGCTGGCTCTTCTGGCAGTACTCGGAGAGCGGCAAGGTGCCGGGCATCCCCGGAGCGGTGGACCAGAGCTACTTCAATGGCAGCGTGGAGGACCTGAAGGCCCTCTTGAGCGCCTCGACGAAGTAG